The genomic stretch ATAAGGATAGTACAGCATAGGGGTCATCAGAACTCGATATCAGGGGAAAGCCTTCGCCATCACAGCGTTTGCTTccccctccttcttcttcgcGAAGCCCCCATGCGGTCTCTTGTTGAAAGACTGCGATGCGGTCGTGTCTGTTATTTTCCCTGACTTCAGCCCACTCTCAACGTGTTCGCCAATTGTGACCATATCGGCGAAGTTTGTTGATGAACTGCCAATCATTTTCTCAAAATACAGCCCATGCAGCGTGCCCATAAAGATGTCAACCAACTCATTATCAGATAGTGCTGGTCGAACCCTAAACGCCATTTCGCGCCAccgttgagcatactctttgaaggtTTCATTAGACCTTTGTGACTGGTTCTGTAGTTGAAGCCTTGTCGGAGCCATGTCAAGgttgtacttgtattgtttcAAAAACGCCCCGGAGAGGTCTCTCCATGATCGGATCTTCGAGCGctccaaactcatataccaatCCAGTGAAGCCCCAGTCAGGTTGTCTTGGAAGCAATGAATCAGGAGGTTGTCATTATCAATATGCGAAGCCATCTTCCTGCAGTACATAGTGAGGTGACTGCGGGGACAGCTAAGACCTTTATATTTGGGGAGatcaggcactttgaatttcgAGGCAATACCACGTTCGGGACCAAGCAGAGGTCTCGAGCGTCTATTCTAAAAGAAGAGAAGCCCTCAATGGCCCTTATTCTGTCGTCCAGAAGTTGGTAATCCGCCGGTTTGGCCGGATCAACAACGGGAGGAGCGACCTGACTGGCCGATCGAGAGGCTTTAGGGGCGATTGGTGCTGGCATGCTCGAGTTGAACCACATTGGCGGGTAAGAAAAGCCTGGTGGCATAGTCTGAGCAGGAGTGGAAGGTTGAGAGTACTGCATACCGGGTTGAGCATTGGGAGCCTGAGGTGCCCCTGCCTACATAAATTGGGATGCAGGGTTTATCATCATGGGCACAAATCCTGCCCCTGGGTAGCCAAAAGGGACAGGGATCTGGTCGGTGCTTGCAGCTTCAGCAGTCTGGTAGGGCAATTAGAAGTGGAGGCGCGGGCCTCGGTAGTCTTCATCATCTTTGGGGAGGTCATCAGGGACCTGACCCTGGTTGTCCTCCGGGTCAGCAGCAATGACCGGGGTAGTGTTGAGATCAGGGAGAAACCAAGGGAAACCAGAGTTTCCAGCAGTAGTGGCAAGAGCCGAGTGAGGGAAGAGAGCTCCCTCACTGGTGAGGCTGGCAGCAAGGTGaggaggcattccccacgggtaGTTAGCAACAAGCCTAGCAGAATCCGCGGGGACTACCTGGCGGTTCCCAGAGTTGGGCACCACAGTTTCCGTCGGATGATCGACGGTAGTGCCAACAGCAGTATCAATAATGGTCACCCCAGTAGCACGGGTGACGTTAGCAGCAGCAGAGGCAAGGTTCCTCTGAGATTGGAGGAGTTCCAGGATGGTCTCCATGTTGCCCCTAAAGACATTCATCTCTCCTTGCACCTGGGAAAGGGATTCACGGATAGCAGCGTTGTCGGCTTCGTATTCGGCCATGATCTTAGCTTTGCTGGAGCGTGTGTAGTATGAATGACGAGTCGTGGTTGTTGCTGCAGCACAACGGTGTGTgtaagcattttgttttctgACAGCTTGGCAAGTATATGCAGTGATGCatgtatgcatgcaaaaagaTTTGATGTGTGCATTCAATATTActattattgttattattatttttgtaaaGACAAAACTCCAAGGAATCCGCGAGTCTATTTATCACAAGCAATTATGAAGCGAATAAAGAGAGACAGTTTACGAAGCCAATAATCGAGAAACTCTTTTTATTCCATATCAATAAATAGAATACAAATACATCAAGAAAATGCCCATCGGCTACAAGAAGATCACATCAGTCCAATCAGACCTCAATCTACTGAAATACAAGCGACTAGAAACAATTAGACAACAACTCCTCATAATAAGCTTGTGATTTGGGAGACAGGCAGGCGCTCCATTTTCCCAACATCGCACTTTCTTCAACTGGGGGGTTGTTCACAATTGTCTTCCCTCGGTCGGAGGGGTCTTCAGGACGCTCATTCAACTGCATGTTGTTGTCGTTTGGGTTCCCATGTGATTGCTCCTTCAGCTTTTGGATTTCTTCCAGCTTCTGATTCAGCCCATACTGGTTCTGGCGAAGGGTGACTTCTAGCTGTTTGTTGTGGCTTCTTTCATCCTTCAATTCCTTCTTACAAGCTTCTAGCAGGCTTTGAAGTTTCTTCATTTGCTCCATGTGTTCTAGTTCTGCTTTACCAGCTCGGTATTGGGCTTCGGCTAACTGCTTCTTCTTGATCGTAAAACTGGCATAAGTCCCTCTGAGGGTGTCACCCACTTTAAGTCTTTTGAAAAACTCGGTTTGTACCTCATCCTCAGCTTGGCGAACTCGGTccctcttctgattcagattgAATTTCAAGGTCTCTTTCTCCAATGAAATCTTAGCAAGCTTAGATTTGAGATCGGCATTCTCTTTCTCTAAAGTCTTGATAACCTTCTTCAGTTCATCCATCTCAGAATTTGGATGGTTCTCTATCTCAAAAGATTGGAGGTTCATGGAAGGTTCAGGCGGGAATGACAATAAGACCTCACTGACTCTGCTCTTGACCCAACTAGTGTAGGCTTCCTTAGCGATACAATTCTTCTTACCCATCTCTGCTCTTCCTTGAGGACAAATCGACCCCCAAGCCTTGACAATCTTCTTGATCAACTCTGGCTCTTTGACTCCTTTGTACAAAACAAAACCTTCTACACTTTCGAGATCAGGTTTGTCCACCATAGCATATCCATGTTGTCGTAATGCTAACctcgggttgtagttgattcctccttttGTACCAAGAAGATGTACATTAGGAAAATCCCCACAATTGAGAATAAGCTTGACGCCATCGTACACTCGAGAATACCAAGGAATGTCTTCGGCTTTTAAGGACATGATCCTCTGGGACCACTTCAGATTATATTTGTTCTCAACGAAGGGACCTTCACTGGGTAGATGCAAAATATACCATCTATACAGTAAAGGGGTGCAACAGACGATAGTCCCTTTCTTCTTCTGGGTCCTTACGTGAATGGAATAATAAGTATCAGCAAGAAGAGTGGGAATCGGGTTCGGAGTCAAGAAGATGTGAATAGCTGCCAAGTCTACGAACTCTTCCATATTCGAAAACAAGATAATCCCATAGATGAGTAAAGCTAGATGGGCGTTGAAGGCCATCCATCTTCCAGCTTCAGCGAAAGTGATAGCTTTGTCTACGAGAAACTTAGAGGTGAAGCCATGGATTCCACCTTTTGGTTTCAGGTTTAATTCTATCTCCTTATTTCCCATATGCAGAGCTTCAGCAAGTTCTCGATATTCAGGAAGTTCCTTAGTGCGGATGTAGGGCACCTGGTTCTTTATCCTGATACCAAAAATATGAGAATACTCTTCCAGTGTCGGCGCTAGCTGATAGTCTTGGAAAGTAAAGCACCTAAATGGTGGATCGTAGAATTGTACCAAGGTGTGCACAGCGGTGACCTCGGTGTTCAGAATACCCAGTAGGTTACCATACGTTCCCTTGAAGGCGTCTTTGTGAGTCAGGTCTAAACATGCCCCCAACCCTCTCAATACAGCCAATGGAGGTTCCACAAACTTGTAATTGTGGATGCTCTTCCTCTCGGGATTCatgcttcacttcaattgcttggTGAATAGACCGGACTCTTGGATTCCTGGAAAACATGCATATGCAAAAATTTGGTCATGATGAATGATAATGCAATGATGATATGATAATAAGTCACATGGGGTTGGAACCCAAGTAAGTTCTGGACAATCTGTAAGTGCCACATGTTGCAAGTTCAGAAGTTCGACGTGCATGAGTATCAAGGTAGgtagagtctatggtttcctACAATGAAAACtcatatccccctcacaggtgtGGACTATGCTCCAAGCTGGTCCCTAGAATgtctcccagagtcatcgactcgAAATGAAAATACCCTGCCATAGTGATTActcacaggacaaaagtacttccaagtgaatctagtctgggtgtggttctcgtGACCCCCAATGTGCGAAACACAGGAgtacacgactatccacgagtctagcttatgtgtatactaagctcgGGGATAGAGCTTTTCTCTCATGTAATCTAAACCCATGCCAACAACAGCGTAACAGATATATCCATAATATAAAGTGAATGCGGTAAATAAAAGCGAGTACAGCTATAAGGTAAACACCTAAACTAGCGAGGgaacaacctaaactaggctcgactccttttagcgactaggaaatACTCCCAGTAACGAagtatccccaacagagtcgccagctgaagctagcggaaatatacccgaacgtatcgcacgctcgaacatacaacagagtcgccatcgaactttatttatccccatAGGGAAGGGAGAACATCGATAAAACTCGGGGAAAtagatatactgggtaaggaagtctattatgcaaggggaaggtattagcaccccaaacatccatggtactccatgggaaccatttagattgttcttgctcgaataggtgtgataactaaagattactcgcaaaagaatgggaaaaggaaaagaaatagataaagtgctcggtgaggattggggccctcatgcctacgtctccttatagtgcaataagaaattcagagctccgtagttcagagaactaatggtgggagatgaaaagaagtgtgatcaaaggtatggtctgaaccaatggataatatgatttgaactccaacaaggtGTGAAAATGCGAACCCAAGAGTAAAAGTGGTGTGAACCAACACGTGAGGGCTTACAACATCATATTGGAAAAACCGAAAAGAAAGGGTTGCCTAAATGCGTCTGCAAAGTACATAAGGAGATGCTTGTCTAAGCTacaaggtctgacaagacaaacaaatcGGCTCTTGGTTCCCAAAAAgggtacaagatggagcacaaagaTATAGTGTATTTGtctcaaagaataggtatatcacatgaagtgaatgaaggtagaatatgagtGTATCACGGAAATGAATGGAggaagtgaccgaagtcacagaaTAGAGTATCTGATGATACGTGACTGGAGAGGTTTAGTTTGAAATTGAAACGTGAAGGTATcttggaatccataggagaaatagactttgtaccatagagggaaacagcgttaaccaatacgtggactagcgGACCGACACTGTAGAGTTTTAGctaaaaaagaaggaattaagtgttCGACTGCATAGCGCgaacaactctaggtacaaaaGTGGACTATTCATTAagcgtcctaaaagggtatatatggaattccaaagaaagtgtatctCGATGTCAAAGATATAATATGTCACTAGGGTGAACGGTTTATGATTGAAGGTAGATAACGGATTgtgaaagatatggatggtgccctaaggcgaaggaggaataattagaagtatgctcgccaaggattcgcatcctcgtgcctacgtattctcattctgtaatgagaaaatcagagcaatcgtagttcggaactacgaaAAGAAAGGAAACAGAGATATACAATCATGAGGATTATAACTTGCACCAACAGAATGGTATCGAGGGAGCTCACGAAGATAACTGGCTTCGAACTCAAGAGcaaaactggtatgaaccaacacGTGAGGGCTTATATCATCGTGTTGGAATAACCgaaaaaagaatgaattaagtGTTCGACTGCATAGCGCGAataactcttggttcacaaggcgGACTGTTTATTAagcgtcctaaaaggatgtgaaTGAGACCCACAAGAAAGTATTGTTGGGTGCAAGGGAGAATGTATCACTTGCTGGGGTACAAACAATTTAAGATCAAAGAGAAGAATTATCTTgaatccatgaaggaataaactcttAACCGAAGAGTAAAGGTAAACCTACAAGTGAGGGGCCCAAGGCATCATTTCACTGTAGTGGAATAACCGATAAAAGAATGAATGAAGTGTTCGACTTCATAGCGcgaacaactcttggttcacaaggcgGAGTGTTCATTAAGAGTCCTAAAAGGATGTGAATGAGACCCAAAAGAAAGTATTGTTGGGTGCAAGGGAGAATGTATCACTTGCTGGGGTACAAACAATTTGAGATCAAAGAGAAGAATTATCTTgaatccatgaaggaataaactctgaaccgaAGATTAAAGGTAAACCTACAAGTGAGGGGCCCAAGGCATCATATCACTGTAGTGGAATAACCGAAAAAGAATGAATGAAGTGTTCGACTGCATAGTGcgaacaactcttggttcacaaggcgGACTGTTCATTAAGCGTCCTAAAAAGATGTGAATGGAATCCAAGGAACTATGATATTTGATCTtaaaaagatggtattgattgaatgaatgaagaatgatttattaataaatagggtagctcgcgaagaacccgggttctcctgcctacgtatccttattGTACAAATGAGGaagtcagagctttcgtagttcagcccactgGGCTGAAAAGAAATAGATATGAGGCAAGAGGAAATGGATGATTGAGGTTGAAATGATTTGAATTGGAATGATTGAGAATTGAATAGAGTGAAGAGtggatagacttgatagttactggatgaAGAGAATCATactaactttcaagtggagagagaagaGTCTTTGTAATTGTTCTTGCATGGAagatgaagaccttatcaatcgttagattcgaattgcactaaagtctatgagtggaggtgaatacgatgagcgttgggtcatacgtcccatacccaaagatactcagaatgggggtaggaatactccagtccctctccttctccattacttaaggctcgtatcgtacaacttgattcatgattgataagttgttgacgTAATCATTGCTTTTGTTGTATTTGCTTTTATAGATAGACTTGTCAATTGTATGGTTagaattatgctaaagtctatgaatagaggtgaatacgataagcgttgggtcatacgtcccatacccaaagatactcagaatgggggtaggaatactccagtctcactccttctctattgcttaaggctcgtatcACACTCTTCCAACTTCGAGTTAACAAGTGTTGAAGACACCACCTTTGAAGTGCTTGAATAACCCGTTGCTTGGTATaactgaggatgccttgattgaagatcttgaattgaggccttgagctccacagcgTGAAAGAAAAGTCAAACTAAGTGACCAAGGTGGTCACTcaattagactgtgggattatacaagttcaaaggatttaattaaccaaaattgcttttgatcaatttaatcggGGGTTTTGCTTTAGTTTTGAAGGGAACTAATTTTTGGATCTAATtgaagttagtaattgttagaactaacctaagggatcatgccttagaaattgattgaatattctaagttagattagaagtcctaagggagcatttcaaaattaatcaaaatcaagaataaaattctatgttaagtcCTACAATTAATTGAATTCTAATCCTAAAGGGAACATACCAtttcaacataaaatatcaaaataagGCCCATAAGGTCAAAATGGTCATTACCAAAATGTGTCAAATTATAACCATGGTTTAAAATTGAGAAACAAGCATAATGTTAAGAAAATGAGATAATCCTAAATTTAATCAACCCTAAGTGTCCCTAATCAAAATCTCAATAAAATTCCTAATTctaataaaaagtcctaattaaattctaacaATTCTAAAAATATGAATTAATCCTAATTATTCTAAAAATGGGAATTAATTTCTAATTATTCTAATAGGAGTTAATCCTAATTATTCTATTAGGGATGTGATCCTAATTATTCTAAAAAATTAATTTCCTAATTATTCTAAAAgaattaattttctaattattcTAAAAATCATCTGAATTAatcaaaacaagaaaaataaaaacAGTGGGGTGCAAACAATAATTGTCAGGTGGGCTGCAAGATGAGCCCAGAATAGCTTTTTTGGCCCAAGAAGCCAAATTCCAAAAAAAGTAAATGGGACAAAACAATGCATGGGCCACGTCTGGGCCCAATGCTGCCTCAACCAAATCCAAGGGAGGTGTATGCGCAAACGAACGGTGAATCAAGTAACATGTGGTAATGGGCCTAATGCAGCCTAAACTTAAACACTTCACAAGTACAGGGGGTGCATCAGTAAACATTAGTGTGTAAATAGCGAATGGCCATGGGACTGGCCGGTAAAGCCCAAATATCACCTCTGTTGACTTGTCCAAGTCAACAGAGTCAAACCAAAATGAAACGCGCGCTCACCCTTCAAGCCATCTCACCGTCTCTTTGCCTTGGCTTAACGCACCGGCGGTCGTCACCGGCGCCGGTGTCCCCTTATACCTAACCAACGCCACCAATCTAATCCTCTCAATCCACCCGACACGCTCATGTTATCGAAATCACACAACGGTCACAGGGAAAACGAAATTGCTCCTAACAAAAGAGGAAACCTAACTTGTTCAAAGCCTAATTAAACAAAACTCAGCGAAGATCAATGGCTAATTCCAAGGGGCTTTCACTTCTCAACCTAAACGCTTTGCGCCGGCACACTTAGAGCAAGAAAGCGGTAACAAATGGTAAATGACATACCGGAGATGATGATCGGAGATGTTCGCCGATGAGTTTTCTGACTTCAATTCTTCCTTCTTCTTCCTTTCTTCGTCTCCTTCTTCTTCTGAAACTTCAAAATAGAGTATGAAGTGGCTTAGCTCTAGCTgaattgaagcttcaatgtgaagcttcaatggcttttCTTGTGAGAGAGAGTGAGAGCTTTGGTGAGGGTGAGGAAAAATTTGCAGAGAATTTGTTCAGAGTTCACAGGGTTCCAAAGTGATCCAAAATGAGAATGATGAAGTGTTTATATAGATTCTAGGTTTGGGATTATTTTTGGATTGGAATTAGGATTGGAGTTAGCTAATTAGGCTTGGAGTTAGTTGGATTGGACTCACTGAGTTAACAGATAACTCAGTTGGTTAGTGTATGAGAAACTCAGTTAGTTATGTTAGTTAGGTTGGTTGATGAGTGAGTTTGAAACTGGCTATTGTAGGTTAGTTTTAAGTGGAATTGGACATGTTTATGAATAATGACCTACTGAGCAGGTTTTGGTGATCAATGAAATGAAGTCATGTTAGGTTAGTTTAGTGAAGCAAAAGGTTGATGGTTGTAGCAGGTAACCTTAGAGCTAGGATTAAACCAATTAAATTAACTGCAACCTATTGAACTGGTCATTGAGTGATGCTTAGTCTATGTTTTAAGTCAGTGCATTGCAAGCTTAACATGTATAATCTTTTTTTTGGATTGATTCTCATGGCTCCACTAATGGCTCATGCTTTTTTCCTCACTGCAGATTTTGATGGTGTTTATTGAATCCAAATCATGGCCTGTGATTTGCTTGTTTGGGAAATTCCATGGTTAGCACTTGTGCATACTGAGTTGGTAGGTCCTCTTGTAAACCAAGCCTGTTGCATTGCACTGGTTTGATGTTCACATTTAGTATGCAGGCTGTGATTGATGTTCCATAGGTCTCACTCTCATGGTTGTATTCATTTCCTTGTTTTCTTTTGCTGCAGCACATGCCTGAATTGATGGTTTTGGAGGTTTGGCCATTTGCTTCAGCTGGCTGTTTTCACCAGGCACTTCAATGAAGCTACTATACCTTGGCTTGATGATGGGCAGGAATGCTATAGGATGACGCTTGCAAGACTCAAGTGGTTTTGGTGGATGCAACATAGAATTGTGTATGTTAGGCCTGATATAATGCAGGTTACCTCATGGTGTGTAGAATGCAGGTGTGAAAGTTGGAATTCATTCTTCTCTCGGCTACATCTATCCTGGCTTGTGCATTGTTGCAAGGAGGTCCACTGGTTGCAGGATGAGGTTATTGCAGGTTGTGGACATGGTTGAAGGTTTGATGCATTGTAGGTTGCTGTAAGTTTCATGTTAATTTCTGACTTGGGTTTTGGCATTTGATTATTGGTGAAAGCAGGGTTGTTTTGTCATGCCAAGCAATGTGTGGCAAGGTAAGGCAAGAATGACCATGGCATGGCAGTATGGTGTACTGCAGGATCACAGCAGGTCTGTTTTGGTCTTAGCATTTGTTGATGATGGTAAGAGTATATCCTGTGGAAAGGTTGTTGCAGCAGTGGATTTGCAACAAGGTTCCACAATGTTTAGCTTGGGCAGGATCTTTTGCAATTAGAAGGATTTTGGATGCACACCTGTTGCTGGAAACCTCATGCTGCAGGACCTTGATACCTTGGTCAAGTTCAGATGTGTGCTTAATTTCATAGCAAGGTTCTTGTCCTGGTTCCAACTCATATGATGTAGAGCTAACTGTAGGAGCATTGATGGTTGTGATATGCTAAGGTTTGGCTAAACTGGCTCTTGAACTAATTGTGTTATAGGTTTCTTTGTTAGGTTCAGTATGCCAAGTTGCATCATGTGTCATGACTGTGGTGTTGGATTGTGAGCAGGATGTTTCAGGTTGCAGCTTCCATGCCATTATCACCATGAAAAACTCAAGGCCAAATGTAGGTTCCATTGGTTATATGCTTATGGTGCTGCTACAATATATCACGCAAGGCAAAGTGTGTGCACATGTTTTGCTTCTTATGTCCACATTGATTTTGCTGCAGGAAATCCATTAAGCCAATGGTCATGGTTTGgcttcatcattcacacattgataACATGCTGCCAACTAGTTTTTGCAGGTGGGTTATTGTTGTGACAGGTACATGGTTGTATGTTATCTTAGGCTTATGTGCAGACTGATATGGTATACTAATTCAATGCCATTTCATGATGAGTTTGTGGCAGCAGTGTGTTGTAGCAGGCTAACATGATGATGGTATATGACAAGAGCTGTGACAACAACATTGGCCCAAACCATCTGCTTCCATGGACCTGTTATTGGTTTGGCCCAAACCATTGTGGTAAGGTTTTCCTTTGTTGGCTTTTGTTCATATTTCACATGGTCCATAGTTATGTAAAATTCCTTTTTCTTGAATTCTTGAGGATGTCATGACTTTGGTTGGTTTGAAGTGGTTATGACTTGCTCTTTTTGTGTAACTTGACTGCTCTTGTAGGCATGGCATGAACATAAACATGGTGGGCCAAGGATAACTTGCAAATGAAGCACTCATGATGGAAGCAAGCAAACATGAACGATGGAGTGATGGATTAAGGTTTAGAATGTAAGACTTAGGATTTTAGGATGCAAAGAGgttgagttgactttggtcaaagttgaccaaaaagtcaactattgatcaaagtcaacaattggtcaaagttcattttttt from Lathyrus oleraceus cultivar Zhongwan6 chromosome 7, CAAS_Psat_ZW6_1.0, whole genome shotgun sequence encodes the following:
- the LOC127104147 gene encoding uncharacterized protein LOC127104147 translates to MNPERKSIHNYKFVEPPLAVLRGLGACLDLTHKDAFKGTYGNLLGILNTEVTAVHTLVQFYDPPFRCFTFQDYQLAPTLEEYSHIFGIRIKNQVPYIRTKELPEYRELAEALHMGNKEIELNLKPKGGIHGFTSKFLVDKAITFAEAGRWMAFNAHLALLIYGIILFSNMEEFVDLAAIHIFLTPNPIPTLLADTYYSIHVRTQKKKGTIVCCTPLLYRWYILHLPSEGPFVENKYNLKWSQRIMSLKAEDIPWYSRVYDGVKLILNCGDFPNVHLLGTKGGINYNPRLALRQHGYAMVDKPDLESVEGFVLYKGVKEPELIKKIVKAWGSICPQGRAEMGKKNCIAKEAYTSWVKSRVSEVLLSFPPEPSMNLQSFEIENHPNSEMDELKKVIKTLEKENADLKSKLAKISLEKETLKFNLNQKRDRVRQAEDEVQTEFFKRLKVGDTLRGTYASFTIKKKQLAEAQYRAGKAELEHMEQMKKLQSLLEACKKELKDERSHNKQLEVTLRQNQYGLNQKLEEIQKLKEQSHGNPNDNNMQLNERPEDPSDRGKTIVNNPPVEESAMLGKWSACLSPKSQAYYEELLSNCF